A single Aminobacterium mobile DSM 12262 DNA region contains:
- a CDS encoding substrate-binding domain-containing protein, whose translation MCIYYKKYRKGILALLLAMFFIWVGSPLFAADNVLRMATTTSTDNTGLLDYLAPLFKEDTGIELQWVAVGTGKALELGKNCDVDVLLVHAPDTEKKYVQDGYGVNRRQVMYNDFIIIGPKDDPAKIKGMSVLDALKQIAASGSPFVSRGDKSGTHILEMDLWEEVGMAPDKESWYIQTGQGMMNTINIAAERSGYTMTDRGTYIKYEDVNKGKSLFDIAVEGDVALRNQYSVIAVNPTRCDNVKYDLALQFIDWMVSPVVQEKVGQYTLLGKTLFFPNAQQ comes from the coding sequence ATGTGTATATACTATAAGAAGTATCGCAAAGGCATTCTCGCCTTACTCCTTGCGATGTTTTTCATATGGGTAGGGTCACCTCTCTTTGCTGCTGACAATGTACTGCGAATGGCTACAACTACGAGCACTGATAATACAGGGTTGCTTGATTATCTTGCGCCGCTTTTTAAAGAAGACACGGGGATTGAGTTACAGTGGGTGGCTGTTGGCACTGGAAAGGCTTTAGAATTAGGGAAAAATTGCGATGTGGACGTATTACTTGTGCATGCTCCTGACACGGAAAAAAAATATGTACAGGATGGTTATGGAGTCAATCGTCGCCAGGTAATGTATAACGATTTTATTATTATCGGTCCTAAGGACGATCCGGCAAAGATAAAAGGGATGTCAGTGTTGGATGCGTTGAAACAGATTGCGGCTTCTGGTTCTCCTTTCGTCAGTCGCGGAGATAAATCTGGGACTCATATCTTGGAAATGGATTTGTGGGAAGAGGTCGGTATGGCTCCTGATAAAGAGTCGTGGTACATTCAGACTGGTCAAGGGATGATGAATACTATCAATATTGCAGCAGAACGTTCTGGTTACACTATGACAGATCGGGGCACATATATTAAGTACGAAGATGTGAATAAGGGAAAATCTCTTTTTGATATAGCGGTAGAAGGGGATGTGGCTTTAAGAAACCAATACAGCGTCATAGCCGTGAACCCGACTCGTTGTGATAATGTAAAGTACGATCTGGCGTTGCAGTTTATTGACTGGATGGTCTCTCCTGTAGTTCAAGAAAAGGTAGGACAATACACCCTCCTGGGGAAGACATTATTCTTCCCCAACGCTCAGCAATAG
- a CDS encoding ABC transporter permease translates to MGYISQGFTTAIDLLFSGDPETWSAIITTLKISSISVLATILIGIPLGFMLGTVSFPGRSIIRTGVDTLLALPTVVVGLIVYSFISRRGPLGSAGLLFTLEGVVVGQVFLGLPIVIALTASAVEGLEVQLRHTLLTLGATRKQLILSTLWEARYAVIVAGIAAYSRIISEVGVSMMLGGNIKWHTRTITTAIALETGKGEFAMGIALGLVLLLLVLIVNLLLSEFKRRSAI, encoded by the coding sequence GTGGGATACATCTCACAAGGTTTCACAACAGCGATAGACTTGCTTTTTTCAGGTGACCCTGAAACCTGGTCCGCTATTATTACGACCCTTAAAATTTCATCTATATCTGTTTTAGCCACTATACTTATAGGCATTCCCTTAGGTTTTATGCTTGGTACCGTTTCTTTTCCTGGGCGCTCTATTATCCGCACAGGTGTAGATACCCTTTTGGCCCTTCCCACAGTAGTTGTGGGCCTGATTGTGTACTCTTTTATTTCCAGGCGAGGACCTTTGGGCAGTGCTGGTCTTCTTTTTACTCTAGAGGGAGTAGTAGTGGGACAGGTTTTCCTGGGCCTTCCAATTGTTATTGCCCTTACTGCGTCCGCCGTGGAAGGGCTTGAAGTACAGCTTCGTCATACTCTTCTCACTTTGGGCGCTACAAGAAAACAGCTGATTTTAAGTACTCTTTGGGAGGCACGATATGCCGTTATAGTGGCTGGAATTGCGGCCTATAGTCGAATTATTTCTGAGGTAGGCGTTTCTATGATGTTGGGTGGTAACATCAAATGGCATACTCGAACTATTACTACGGCTATCGCTCTGGAAACAGGAAAAGGGGAATTTGCCATGGGGATAGCTCTTGGTCTCGTCTTACTACTTCTTGTATTAATAGTCAATTTACTCCTTTCTGAGTTTAAACGGAGAAGCGCCATATGA
- a CDS encoding energy-coupling factor ABC transporter ATP-binding protein, translated as MKTLYSLQKIRHYYKNHCVLDIQGLEIYSREIVGILGPNGSGKSTLLRILAFLETPVEGHISFKGQLVSDLTVELRRSVTLLLQDAYLLKRSVRENVGFGLKVRGIIKKEREQRIAEALSVVGLDPVIFASRKWFELSGGEAQRVALASRLVLKPEVLLLDEPTASVDKESADLIQHAIKMCRERWGTTLLLVSHNAEWVKNVSDRLIFLSEGCIEKDIKKS; from the coding sequence ATGAAGACGTTATATTCCCTCCAAAAAATAAGACATTATTATAAAAATCATTGCGTTCTGGATATTCAAGGGCTAGAAATATATTCTCGCGAAATTGTGGGAATTTTGGGGCCTAACGGCAGTGGAAAAAGCACGTTGCTTCGCATTTTAGCTTTTTTGGAAACCCCGGTAGAAGGACACATTTCTTTTAAAGGACAGTTAGTTTCGGATTTGACAGTTGAGTTAAGACGGTCAGTAACTCTTTTATTACAAGATGCGTATTTGTTAAAAAGAAGCGTGCGTGAGAATGTTGGCTTTGGTTTGAAAGTGCGGGGTATAATAAAAAAAGAGCGAGAACAAAGAATAGCTGAGGCCCTTTCGGTTGTAGGCTTAGACCCTGTGATTTTTGCTTCTCGCAAGTGGTTTGAGCTTTCTGGAGGAGAGGCGCAGAGAGTGGCTTTGGCCAGTCGTTTGGTTTTAAAGCCAGAAGTTCTTTTACTCGATGAACCTACGGCCAGTGTGGATAAAGAGAGCGCTGATCTTATACAACATGCAATAAAAATGTGTCGAGAGAGGTGGGGAACAACCTTATTACTCGTAAGTCACAATGCAGAGTGGGTAAAGAATGTATCTGATAGGCTGATCTTCCTTTCTGAGGGGTGTATTGAAAAAGATATAAAAAAATCCTAA
- the nuoE gene encoding NADH-quinone oxidoreductase subunit NuoE: MAQVELERIQKTRDMVAPWKNQKGGLIPILQEAQKEFGYLPPEVMETISRELKIPKAEIYGVATFYAQFHLKPRGRHVIRVCRGTACHVRGSLKILEKVKELTGVSENETTDDLRFTIEPVACLGACGLAPVMVVDNQTFGRLAPDMVAGMLAKFE; the protein is encoded by the coding sequence ATGGCACAGGTGGAATTGGAAAGGATCCAGAAAACGCGGGATATGGTGGCTCCGTGGAAGAATCAGAAGGGTGGTCTCATCCCGATTCTTCAGGAAGCTCAGAAGGAGTTCGGGTACCTGCCTCCCGAAGTGATGGAAACAATTTCCAGGGAATTAAAAATCCCCAAGGCAGAAATATATGGGGTGGCGACTTTTTATGCACAGTTCCATTTGAAGCCCCGAGGACGACATGTTATTCGAGTTTGCCGTGGTACAGCCTGCCACGTTCGAGGAAGCCTCAAGATTTTGGAAAAAGTAAAAGAGCTTACTGGCGTGAGCGAAAATGAGACCACTGACGATCTCAGGTTTACCATTGAGCCGGTTGCCTGCCTTGGAGCATGTGGACTTGCCCCTGTCATGGTGGTAGACAACCAAACTTTTGGGCGTCTAGCCCCCGATATGGTGGCCGGAATGCTTGCTAAGTTTGAATAA
- a CDS encoding (2Fe-2S) ferredoxin domain-containing protein, producing the protein MAKISNLDELKKIRESSKDLTSARAEGKIVIIVGMGTCGIAAGAREVMTAIMDEVEKRKLTEVHVQTTGCIGMCQNEPLVDVIRDGQRITYGNVTPSDVPTIIAEHVVNGHIVEKMAIGRAD; encoded by the coding sequence ATGGCAAAGATCAGCAATCTTGACGAACTTAAAAAGATACGGGAATCTTCAAAGGATCTGACTTCGGCACGAGCCGAAGGAAAAATTGTCATTATTGTTGGCATGGGAACTTGTGGGATAGCGGCTGGAGCTAGAGAAGTAATGACGGCTATTATGGATGAAGTGGAAAAGAGGAAACTTACGGAAGTACACGTTCAGACCACTGGTTGTATTGGGATGTGCCAAAATGAGCCCCTTGTTGATGTAATACGGGACGGGCAACGTATTACTTACGGTAACGTAACACCGAGCGATGTGCCTACTATTATTGCTGAACACGTTGTTAATGGCCATATAGTAGAAAAAATGGCTATTGGCAGAGCAGATTAA
- a CDS encoding NADH-quinone oxidoreductase subunit NuoF: MPIYRSHVLICGGTGCTSNGSHEVMDTFRDELRKQKLDREVLIVPTGCHGMCEMGPIVVVYPEGTFYCQVKASDVSEIVEEHLLKGRIVSRLLYTVSEEAPRVPHYKEIPFYGKQHRIALENCGYINPDNIEEYIVRHGYEALGKALIEMTREQVIDEIKTSGLRGRGGGGFPTGLKWSFCAKAPGDKKYVICNADEGDPGAFMDRSILEGDPHCVLEGMMIGAYAIGANEGYIYCRAEYPLAILRLKTAIAKAEEYGLLGDHIMGTDFSFRVHIKEGAGAFVCGEETALMASIEGQRGMPRPRPPFPANKGLWGKPTNINNVETWANVAYIIRHGGAHYAAMGTAKSKGTKVFALTGKVKHTGLVEVPMGITLREIIFDIGGGILNDKKFKAVQIGGPSGGCLTEEHLDIPVSYESLAEVGAIMGSGGMVVMDEDNCMVDVAKFFLEFTQRESCGKCTPCREGTKQMLLLLNKITEGKGTLEDLEKLENLALMVKEMSLCGLGQTAPNPILTTLRYFKDEYIAHVRDKKCPAGVCPALIEFSIDQDLCKRCGLCARNCPVHCIPGDRALGYTIDTERCIRCGTCYDKCPFGAIHKG; the protein is encoded by the coding sequence ATGCCAATCTATCGTTCCCATGTCCTTATCTGTGGAGGAACCGGATGTACCTCCAACGGATCTCACGAAGTGATGGACACATTTCGCGATGAGCTGCGGAAGCAGAAACTCGATAGAGAAGTTCTTATTGTCCCGACGGGCTGTCATGGAATGTGTGAGATGGGGCCAATTGTGGTGGTTTATCCTGAAGGGACCTTTTATTGTCAAGTTAAAGCGAGCGATGTTTCAGAGATTGTAGAAGAACATTTGTTGAAAGGTCGCATTGTCTCTCGTCTTCTTTATACCGTCTCTGAAGAAGCTCCTAGAGTCCCTCATTATAAAGAAATTCCTTTTTACGGCAAACAGCATCGTATCGCTCTGGAAAACTGTGGCTATATCAACCCAGATAATATAGAAGAGTACATTGTTCGCCACGGGTATGAAGCCCTCGGCAAAGCTCTGATAGAAATGACTCGCGAACAGGTTATCGATGAAATTAAAACCTCTGGGTTGCGAGGGCGTGGAGGCGGTGGCTTCCCTACAGGGTTGAAGTGGAGTTTTTGCGCCAAAGCTCCTGGAGATAAAAAATACGTAATTTGTAACGCAGATGAAGGAGACCCAGGTGCTTTCATGGACCGTTCTATATTGGAAGGGGATCCTCATTGTGTTCTTGAAGGCATGATGATAGGGGCTTACGCTATAGGTGCAAATGAAGGATATATTTATTGTCGAGCGGAGTATCCTTTAGCAATACTTCGTTTAAAAACCGCCATCGCCAAAGCAGAGGAGTATGGGTTGCTTGGCGATCACATTATGGGAACCGATTTTTCCTTCCGTGTTCATATTAAGGAGGGGGCCGGAGCTTTTGTGTGTGGAGAAGAAACAGCTCTGATGGCCTCTATCGAGGGACAGCGAGGCATGCCTCGTCCCCGCCCGCCTTTCCCCGCAAATAAAGGTCTATGGGGGAAACCTACTAACATCAATAACGTTGAGACGTGGGCCAATGTTGCTTATATTATTCGTCACGGTGGTGCTCATTATGCGGCCATGGGAACTGCTAAATCTAAGGGGACCAAGGTTTTTGCCCTTACAGGAAAGGTGAAACATACTGGTCTTGTAGAAGTTCCTATGGGTATAACCTTGAGAGAAATTATTTTCGATATAGGCGGCGGTATTCTGAACGATAAAAAGTTTAAAGCTGTCCAGATTGGAGGCCCCAGTGGAGGGTGCCTTACGGAAGAACATCTCGACATTCCCGTAAGCTATGAATCTCTTGCAGAAGTCGGAGCCATTATGGGATCTGGCGGCATGGTCGTTATGGACGAAGATAACTGTATGGTTGACGTTGCTAAGTTCTTCCTTGAATTTACACAGCGTGAATCATGCGGGAAGTGCACTCCTTGCCGAGAAGGAACAAAACAAATGTTGTTGCTTCTTAACAAAATTACTGAAGGTAAGGGCACGCTTGAAGATCTCGAAAAATTGGAGAACCTTGCCCTTATGGTTAAGGAAATGTCTCTGTGCGGATTAGGGCAGACTGCTCCTAACCCTATACTTACAACTCTTCGTTACTTTAAAGATGAGTATATTGCTCACGTACGAGATAAAAAGTGTCCGGCAGGTGTCTGCCCTGCACTTATTGAATTCTCTATCGACCAGGACCTTTGTAAGCGCTGTGGCCTTTGTGCTCGAAACTGCCCGGTACACTGTATCCCTGGGGATAGAGCGTTGGGGTACACTATCGACACAGAGAGATGTATCCGTTGCGGCACCTGTTATGATAAGTGCCCCTTCGGAGCCATTCATAAAGGCTAG
- a CDS encoding molybdopterin-dependent oxidoreductase has translation MSEITLNIDGKTCKGVHGDTILDIARKNDVYIPTLCFLEGISAIGSCRMCVVEVEGNNKLLTACTTPASDGMVVHTKTEKLTEYRRQILELLFAGRNHFCMFCSQSGDCELQRLAIEHGMDKVRYPYLYADFHNDATDEDLQMDHNRCILCLRCIRVCDEKVGAHTLDLEKRGWNASVVSDLGKVLGESDTCISCGACAQVCPTGTITIRDFVYRGRRNDCDDIVESICPLCPLGCKIKAYVRTGSVARVEGAAVNSPDGGQLCHKGRWWLPESTERTRLSVPMVRSGSSFHEASWDEALEVVADKLTSARVEGKAGALVSGLSTDEELTVISDFFRGALKLEKIDCFNGDVLRGFNEGFRPFMSQGIRPFTAAHNILNSDAIIVIGGNPQEEAPVVASYIRVATVKNGAKLINFSAKDNPFESISDVDIRISAEVLHGALVSLTEAVAGREDAENRISSVADLAGIEPEEVAKAVKYLSEAQHPIVILGSRLAKYPQIVIEAVNMAITAQGIFEDGLGLVPMVLSGNSLGAWNTVLGEKPWLESVDMDFLYVNSTGMVPEDPKSLEAVNKARFVVVQTPYMVSPLVNMADVLLPMPAWYERSGHFCTLEGERRRVNMIVPPKEGLRGLSKVFQDLASKMGISLVSSSASPCENIFKSRFSPDKAQVVSSEEV, from the coding sequence ATGAGCGAAATTACTCTAAATATTGACGGGAAAACCTGTAAAGGCGTTCATGGAGATACAATTCTAGATATTGCTCGTAAGAATGATGTCTATATTCCAACCCTTTGCTTTTTAGAAGGAATTTCAGCAATAGGCTCTTGCAGAATGTGTGTAGTGGAAGTAGAGGGGAACAATAAGCTTTTAACCGCCTGCACGACCCCTGCTTCTGATGGTATGGTTGTTCACACTAAAACGGAGAAATTAACAGAATATAGAAGACAGATTCTTGAACTCCTTTTTGCAGGGAGAAACCATTTTTGCATGTTTTGTTCTCAGAGTGGAGATTGCGAACTGCAGCGTCTTGCAATCGAACATGGAATGGATAAGGTTCGTTATCCTTATCTGTATGCAGATTTTCATAATGATGCTACAGATGAAGATTTGCAGATGGACCATAATCGATGCATCCTTTGTTTGCGGTGCATTCGTGTGTGCGATGAGAAAGTCGGAGCTCATACTTTAGATCTTGAAAAACGAGGCTGGAATGCCAGCGTTGTTTCAGATCTCGGTAAAGTTCTTGGTGAAAGTGATACGTGTATTTCCTGTGGGGCCTGTGCTCAGGTATGCCCTACTGGTACCATTACCATTCGTGACTTCGTCTACCGTGGGCGTCGTAATGATTGCGACGACATTGTGGAAAGTATTTGCCCTCTCTGTCCGTTAGGTTGCAAAATAAAAGCATATGTGCGGACAGGAAGTGTAGCTCGAGTAGAGGGGGCGGCTGTTAATAGTCCTGATGGAGGACAATTGTGCCATAAAGGTCGCTGGTGGCTTCCCGAATCTACGGAACGGACGCGCCTTTCCGTTCCCATGGTGCGGTCAGGTTCATCTTTCCACGAAGCTTCTTGGGATGAGGCTTTGGAAGTTGTGGCAGACAAGTTAACTTCAGCCAGAGTTGAAGGGAAGGCCGGGGCGTTAGTTTCGGGGCTTTCCACAGATGAGGAATTAACAGTGATATCTGATTTCTTCCGTGGTGCTTTGAAGCTCGAGAAAATAGATTGTTTTAATGGGGATGTACTTCGAGGGTTTAATGAGGGATTCCGTCCCTTTATGAGCCAAGGAATTCGCCCTTTTACGGCCGCTCATAATATCCTTAATAGCGATGCTATTATAGTCATAGGTGGTAATCCCCAGGAAGAAGCTCCCGTGGTGGCGAGTTATATTCGTGTTGCAACTGTTAAAAATGGAGCCAAACTTATTAATTTCTCGGCGAAAGACAATCCATTTGAGTCCATTAGCGATGTGGATATTCGTATTTCTGCAGAAGTTTTGCATGGGGCTCTTGTCTCTCTCACCGAGGCTGTAGCAGGACGAGAGGATGCTGAGAACCGGATTTCCTCTGTAGCGGACTTAGCCGGAATAGAGCCAGAAGAGGTGGCGAAGGCTGTAAAGTATCTTTCTGAAGCCCAGCACCCAATTGTCATTCTGGGTTCGAGGTTGGCAAAATATCCTCAAATTGTCATCGAAGCTGTCAACATGGCTATTACAGCTCAGGGTATTTTTGAAGATGGATTAGGTCTTGTCCCCATGGTACTCAGTGGCAATAGCCTTGGTGCCTGGAATACGGTACTCGGGGAAAAGCCCTGGCTGGAAAGTGTTGACATGGATTTCCTTTATGTGAATTCCACAGGCATGGTTCCGGAAGATCCCAAATCCCTTGAAGCTGTGAATAAAGCCCGGTTTGTAGTTGTACAAACGCCGTACATGGTGAGTCCTCTTGTGAATATGGCAGACGTTCTTCTCCCAATGCCGGCATGGTACGAACGAAGTGGGCACTTCTGTACTTTGGAAGGGGAGCGACGTCGAGTTAATATGATTGTTCCTCCTAAGGAAGGGCTCCGTGGGCTTTCAAAGGTTTTTCAGGATCTCGCGTCAAAAATGGGCATTTCACTTGTCTCTTCTTCTGCTTCGCCCTGTGAAAACATTTTTAAGTCGAGATTTTCTCCTGATAAGGCCCAAGTGGTCTCCTCTGAGGAGGTGTAG
- a CDS encoding NADP oxidoreductase, which translates to MSKPKVATVWLEACAGCHMSFLDIDERIIDLLDKVDLTATPITDIKEFPEVEVGVIEGALGNEEELHLAKELRKKCKILIAWGDCAVFGGINCMRNFMKPEDVLKEGYVNTVSTVNPTAVIPGENIPHLLPHAIPVDYEVKVDVYVPGCPPDADTIYYVFQEILQGRIPKVPVDMMRYD; encoded by the coding sequence ATGTCGAAACCAAAAGTCGCTACTGTATGGCTTGAAGCCTGTGCCGGATGCCATATGTCCTTTCTCGATATCGATGAGCGGATTATCGACCTCCTGGATAAGGTGGATCTTACAGCTACACCGATAACGGATATTAAGGAGTTTCCTGAGGTGGAAGTAGGAGTTATAGAAGGGGCCTTGGGTAACGAGGAAGAGCTTCACCTTGCTAAGGAGTTACGTAAGAAGTGTAAAATACTCATTGCTTGGGGCGATTGTGCTGTCTTCGGTGGCATTAACTGTATGAGAAATTTCATGAAACCTGAAGATGTCCTCAAGGAAGGGTACGTGAATACTGTCTCTACGGTGAACCCCACGGCTGTGATTCCAGGAGAAAATATCCCCCATCTTTTGCCCCATGCCATTCCGGTAGACTATGAAGTAAAGGTGGATGTTTATGTTCCTGGATGCCCTCCGGATGCGGATACTATCTATTACGTTTTCCAGGAGATCCTTCAGGGTCGAATTCCTAAGGTCCCTGTGGATATGATGAGGTATGACTAG
- a CDS encoding Ni/Fe hydrogenase subunit alpha translates to MSAEKAKTIVVNPVSRIEGHGKITVMLNGKGEVEGARFHVTQFRGFEAFTKGRDFREMPVITPRICGICPVSHHLASAKACDAVLGVTITPTAHKLRELMHMGQFVQSHALSFFHLSSPDLLFGFDADPAKRNVAGLVQEFPDLAVMGVTIRKFGQEVIRTLGGKKIHPWHSIPGGVNRSLKVEERDELLGRLPKIKEDLRKALDLIKNYLAEHGREAKEFATLETSYLGLVREGDLELYDGRIRLRSPRGRITDEFDSKEYVSFIGEHVEPWSYLKFPFYRPLGFPHGSYRVGPLGRLNACDGISTPEASAELIAFRKLTNDGVVHYTMYYHYARLIEALYAAERMEELLHDPDITGSELRITSSELQPEGIGVIEAPRGTLIHHYQVDEKGAITKVNLIVATGHNNYAMNKGVEMVARQYVHGGTVKEGALNRMEHVIRCYDPCLSCSTHAVGRMPLKMTIVDENGREIRTVEKN, encoded by the coding sequence ATGAGTGCAGAGAAAGCAAAAACAATCGTTGTCAATCCTGTCTCCCGTATCGAGGGACATGGAAAAATTACGGTAATGTTGAATGGTAAGGGCGAGGTAGAGGGGGCTCGTTTTCACGTCACTCAGTTCAGAGGGTTTGAAGCCTTTACCAAGGGGCGAGATTTCAGGGAAATGCCGGTTATTACCCCTAGAATTTGCGGCATTTGTCCTGTCAGCCATCATCTTGCTTCGGCCAAGGCGTGTGACGCAGTCCTTGGAGTTACCATTACTCCTACGGCTCATAAATTGCGAGAGTTAATGCATATGGGACAGTTTGTTCAGTCTCATGCTCTCTCTTTTTTCCACTTATCAAGTCCGGACTTGCTTTTCGGGTTTGATGCTGATCCGGCAAAGAGAAATGTGGCAGGGCTAGTGCAGGAATTTCCAGACCTTGCCGTTATGGGTGTGACAATACGAAAGTTCGGACAGGAAGTAATTAGAACGCTCGGAGGTAAAAAAATTCATCCATGGCACAGCATTCCAGGTGGTGTGAACAGGAGCCTGAAGGTAGAGGAACGAGATGAACTATTGGGAAGGCTTCCTAAAATAAAAGAAGACCTTCGAAAAGCCTTGGACTTAATCAAAAACTATCTCGCAGAACATGGAAGAGAAGCCAAAGAGTTTGCAACTCTTGAAACATCTTATCTCGGTCTTGTTCGTGAAGGGGACTTAGAGCTTTACGATGGACGTATTCGTCTTCGAAGTCCACGAGGTAGAATTACCGATGAATTCGACAGCAAAGAATATGTTTCTTTTATCGGAGAGCATGTGGAACCGTGGAGCTATTTAAAATTCCCCTTCTATAGACCGTTGGGTTTCCCTCATGGTAGTTATCGAGTTGGGCCATTAGGGCGTCTCAACGCTTGTGATGGAATTTCTACTCCAGAAGCTTCAGCAGAGTTGATAGCCTTTAGAAAACTGACAAATGATGGTGTGGTGCACTATACTATGTACTATCACTATGCGCGACTTATTGAAGCTTTATATGCTGCGGAGCGTATGGAAGAACTGCTTCATGATCCAGATATCACCGGAAGCGAACTCAGAATTACATCAAGCGAACTTCAGCCGGAGGGCATAGGAGTCATAGAAGCTCCCCGCGGAACATTGATCCACCATTACCAGGTGGACGAAAAGGGTGCTATAACAAAAGTAAACCTTATTGTTGCTACCGGTCATAATAATTATGCCATGAATAAAGGCGTTGAAATGGTGGCTCGGCAGTATGTTCATGGCGGTACTGTCAAAGAGGGAGCCCTGAACCGGATGGAACATGTGATTCGGTGTTATGACCCTTGCCTCTCCTGCTCTACCCACGCTGTAGGACGAATGCCGCTGAAGATGACAATAGTGGATGAGAATGGGCGAGAGATTCGAACTGTAGAAAAGAATTAA
- a CDS encoding hydrogenase maturation protease produces the protein MKVFIAGFGNPYREDDSVGLYVAPLVASWLEEQGVSVSIWSGQQLLPELVYDLEDMDVVVFVDADARQFPEGYALEELDANPLLEGLNIHSMGPAWLLSLMERLGMVKPKTLLLSISGFSFNFSEIITSQCMDGAKKAEEAFRKWWKEFISLQEGE, from the coding sequence ATGAAAGTCTTTATAGCTGGATTTGGAAATCCTTATCGTGAAGATGATAGTGTCGGTTTATATGTGGCTCCATTAGTGGCAAGTTGGTTGGAAGAGCAGGGAGTTTCTGTGAGTATATGGAGTGGTCAACAGCTTCTTCCAGAGCTAGTTTACGATTTGGAAGACATGGATGTTGTCGTTTTTGTTGACGCCGATGCAAGACAATTCCCAGAAGGATATGCGCTAGAAGAGTTAGATGCGAATCCTCTCCTTGAAGGGTTAAATATCCATTCTATGGGTCCAGCATGGCTCTTGTCTCTTATGGAGAGGCTGGGAATGGTGAAGCCGAAAACATTGCTTCTTTCTATCTCTGGTTTTTCTTTTAATTTCAGTGAAATAATAACCTCCCAATGTATGGATGGAGCGAAGAAGGCGGAGGAAGCCTTTCGGAAGTGGTGGAAAGAATTTATATCTTTACAAGAAGGAGAATAA
- a CDS encoding DMT family transporter yields the protein MFVLVASFLWGTLSPVGKILAALKTDMLLVALVRAGCVFLGGGLFLLWRDPSLFRISFKQFILVGFFSIFGVVGIYVGYFMALQDLTVATAVVVLYTYPLLTLIGSALIMKEPPSPTLILAAFLGLIGVGVTAWGSGTSLLIRESVRGFLWIFISVLGMVAYSLFGRWVAKNQFIAQESLFVYAHFLGFFWIALFYGVFHSVSLTGWVQALRSLSPAQWGWILYVGFGVSLFGYSSYFLALRTIEASTASTIATIEIVIAITLTSLFMKQLPTAGELLGSLLITIAVVLATGKISSKFSIFQQ from the coding sequence ATGTTTGTCCTCGTTGCAAGTTTTTTATGGGGAACTTTGAGTCCGGTTGGAAAAATTCTAGCTGCTTTGAAAACTGATATGCTTCTTGTGGCACTTGTACGGGCTGGGTGCGTGTTCCTCGGCGGAGGACTTTTTTTGTTATGGAGAGATCCTTCCCTCTTCCGTATTTCGTTTAAACAGTTTATTTTAGTGGGTTTTTTTAGCATATTCGGAGTGGTAGGAATTTACGTGGGGTATTTTATGGCGCTTCAAGATCTTACAGTAGCTACAGCCGTGGTTGTTTTATACACATACCCTTTATTGACCCTTATAGGATCTGCTCTCATTATGAAAGAACCTCCATCCCCCACTCTTATTTTAGCGGCTTTTCTAGGGTTAATAGGGGTAGGAGTGACAGCTTGGGGTTCAGGCACATCCCTCCTTATCAGGGAGTCTGTCCGAGGTTTTTTGTGGATATTTATATCAGTACTGGGAATGGTTGCGTATTCTTTGTTTGGCCGTTGGGTTGCTAAGAATCAATTTATTGCTCAGGAGAGCCTCTTTGTCTATGCTCATTTCCTTGGCTTTTTCTGGATTGCTCTCTTTTATGGTGTTTTTCACAGCGTCTCTTTAACAGGGTGGGTACAAGCTCTGCGTTCCCTGTCCCCTGCTCAATGGGGGTGGATTTTATATGTAGGATTTGGGGTTAGTCTTTTTGGTTATTCATCGTATTTTTTAGCCTTGCGTACCATTGAGGCTTCTACGGCGAGTACTATCGCTACCATTGAAATTGTCATAGCCATTACGCTGACGTCTCTTTTTATGAAACAGCTCCCTACAGCAGGGGAGCTGTTAGGGAGCTTATTAATCACGATAGCTGTAGTTCTCGCTACAGGAAAAATCTCTAGCAAATTTTCCATTTTTCAACAGTAG